The following coding sequences are from one Musa acuminata AAA Group cultivar baxijiao chromosome BXJ2-4, Cavendish_Baxijiao_AAA, whole genome shotgun sequence window:
- the LOC103980143 gene encoding mitogen-activated protein kinase 9, which yields MEPQRKSMLENEFFTEYGEASRYHIQEVIGKGSYGVVGAAIDTHTGEKVAIKKINDVFEHISDATRILREIKLLRLLHHPDIVEIKHIMLPPSRREFKDIYVVFELMESDLHQVIKANDDLTPEHHQFFLYQLLRALKYIHAANVFHRDLKPKNILANADCKLKICDFGLARVAFNDAPSAIFWTDYVATRWYRAPELCGSFFSKYTPAIDIWSIGCIFAEMLTGKPIFPGKNVVHQLDLMTDLFGTPSAESIARIRNEKARRYLSNMRKKPPIPFTQKFPGVDPLALRLLERLLAFDPKDRPTAEETLSDPYFRGLANVDREPSTQPISKLEFEFERRKLTKDDVRELIYREILEYHPQMLQEYLRGGDQASFMYPSGVDRFKRQFAHLEEHSSKGERSTPLLRQHASLPRERIGANKDSNPDQQNEFEGRSVESLVRSALESPTRSQQGEGPDHASVTDGLSKSKYSARSLLKSESISASKCVVVKQKKDQEDESATETTDRAVDGLSHKFTQLHS from the exons ATGGAACCTCAAAGGAAG AGCATGCTAGAGAATGAATTCTTTACGGAGTATGGTGAAGCAAGCCGTTACCATATACAAGAGGTCATTGGCAAAGGAAGCTATGGGGTAGTCGGGGCTGCAATCGACACCCATACTGGAGAGAAGGTGGCAATAAAGAAGATCAACGATGTCTTTGAACATATTTCTGATGCCACTCGCATTTTAAGAGAGATCAAGCTGCTGAGGCTGCTCCACCACCCTGACATTGTAGAAATCAAACATATAATGCTCCCTCCATCTCGAAGGGAATTCAAAGATATTTATGTCGTTTTCGAGTTGATGGAGTCAGACCTTCATCAGGTTATAAAGGCAAATGATGATCTCACACCTGAACATCATCAGTTCTTCTTATACCAACTTCTTCGAGCTCTTAAGTATATCCATGCAG CAAATGTTTTTCATCGAGATCTGAAGCCAAAAAACATCCTTGCCAATGCAGATTGCAAGCTGAAAATATGTGATTTTGGCCTTGCCCGAGTAGCTTTCAATGATGCTCCATCTGCTATATTTTGGACT gACTATGTAGCAACAAGGTGGTATCGTGCTCCTGAATTATGTGGCTCATTTTTCTCTAAA TACACACCCGCGATTGATATTTGGAGCATAGGATGCATATTTGCAGAAATGCTAACAGGGAAACCTATATTTCCAGGAAAGAATGTCGTGCATCAGTTGGATCTCATGACTGATTTGTTCGGCACACCTTCAGCTGAATCTATTGCGAGG ATCCGAAATGAGAAGGCTAGAAGATATTTAAGTAATATGCGGAAGAAACCACCCATCCCGTTCACTCAGAAGTTTCCTGGTGTAGATCCTTTGGCTCTCCGTCTACTTGAGCGCCTACTTGCATTTGATCCTAAAGATCGGCCTACTGCTGAAG AGACACTAAGTGATCCTTATTTTCGAGGTTTGGCAAATGTTGACCGTGAACCTTCAACACAACCTATCTCAAAACTTGAGTTTGAGTTTGAAAGGAGGAAATTGACAAAAGATGATGTTCGAGAGTTAATTTATCGAGAG ATCTTGGAGTATCATCCTCAGATGCTGCAGGAGTATTTACGTGGTGGAGATCAAGCTAGCTTTatgtatcctag TGGAGTTGACCGCTTCAAGCGCCAATTTGCTCATCTGGAAGAGCACTCTAGTAAAGGTGAGCGAAGCACTCCACTCCTACGGCAACATGCTTCTTTGCCAAG GGAGAGGATTGGTGCAAATAAAGATAGCAATCCTGACCAACAGAATGAATTTGAAGGGCGTAGTGTTGAATCTCTTGTTCGCAGTGCCCTTGAAAGCCCTACTAGGTCACAGCAAGGTGAGGGGCCAGATCATGCATCGGTCACTGATGGACTAAGCAAGTCAAAATACAGTGCACGTAGCTTGTTGAAGAGTGAAAGCATCAGTGCTTCCAAGTGTGTTGTTGTCAAGCAGAAGAAGGATCAAGAA GATGAATCAGCTACTGAAACCACGGATCGGGCGGTTGATGGTTTGTCCCACAAATTCACCCAGTTACATTCTTGA
- the LOC135581742 gene encoding mitogen-activated protein kinase 4-like, protein MAMLVDPPNGVGNQGKHYFSMWQTLFEIDTKYVPIKPIGRGAYGIVCSSINHETNEKVAIKKIHNVFGNRVDALRTLRELKLLRHIRHENVVALKDVMMPAQRRTFRDVYLVYELMDTDLHQIIKSSQALSNDHCQYFLFQLLRGLKYIHSANILHRDLKPGNLLVNANCDLKICDFGLARTSSGKGQFMTEYVVTRWYRAPELLLCCDYYGTSIDVWSVGCIFAELLGRKPIFPGTECLNQLKLIISVLGTMSDADIGFIDNPKARKYIKCLPYTPGIPLAHLYPKANPLAIDLLQKMLVFDPSKRISVTEALEHPYMSSLYDPSANPPAEVPIDLDIDENLGEDMIREMIWKEMVFYHPEASAN, encoded by the exons ATGGCTATGCTGGTTGATCCTCCCAATGGTGTGGGAAATCAAGGAAAACACTACTTCTCAATGTGGCAAACCTTGTTTGAGATCGACACAAAGTATGTTCCCATCAAGCCCATTGGGAGAGGAGCATATGGGATTGTCTGCTCATCAATCAACCATGAGACAAATGAAAAGGTTGctataaaaaaaattcacaatGTCTTTGGTAACCGTGTAGATGCGCTTAGAACTTTGCGCGAACTGAAGCTTCTTCGGCACATTCGACATGAAAATGTTGTTGCTTTGAAGGATGTTATGATGCCAGCCCAAAGGAGGACATTTAGGGATGTGTACCTTGTTTATGAACTTATGGATACTGATCTGCATCAGATTATCAAATCGTCACAAGCACTTTCCAATGACCACTGTCAGTACTTTCTTTTTCAG TTGCTACGTGGGTTGAAGTATATCCACTCTGCAAACATACTCCACAGAGACCTGAAACCTGGGAATCTTCTTGTTAATGCTAATTGTGATTTGAAGATTTGTGATTTTGGCCTGGCTCGTACAAGTAGTGGGAAGGGCCAGTTCATGACTGAGTATGTTGTTACCCGCTGGTATCGGGCCCCTGAGCTACTTCTTTGCTGTGACTATTATGGTACCTCCATAGATGTTTGGTCAGTTGGATGCATCTTTGCTGAGTTGCTTGGACGAAAACCCATCTTCCCAGGCACGGAATGCCTTAACCAGCTGAAGCTCATTATCAGTGTACTTGGCACCATGAGTGATGCTGATATTGGCTTCATTGATAACCCAAAGGCCCGCAAATATATCAAATGCCTGCCATACACTCCTGGCATCCCTCTTGCCCATCTTTACCCAAAGGCCAATCCTTTAGCCATTGATTTACTTCAGAAGATGCTTGTATTTGATCCATCTAAGAGGATTAGTGTCACTGAGGCACTGGAGCACCCTTACATGTCATCTCTTTATGACCCCAGTGCCAACCCCCCGGCTGAGGTTCCTATCGATCTTGACATTGATGAAAATCTTGGAGAAGATATGATCAGGGAGATGATCTGGAAGGAGATGGTTTTCTATCATCCAGAAGCTTCTGCTAACTGA